The proteins below are encoded in one region of Nyctibius grandis isolate bNycGra1 chromosome 7, bNycGra1.pri, whole genome shotgun sequence:
- the IL6 gene encoding LOW QUALITY PROTEIN: interleukin-6 (The sequence of the model RefSeq protein was modified relative to this genomic sequence to represent the inferred CDS: deleted 2 bases in 1 codon), which translates to MKFPQGCDCARDGAGRRRRRPPALRAALLLLLLLPRAAATPLPAADSSGEAELEEAAVRRAALPDCVQLARLLHTRAAQLQEEVGTGQPRGSPTHTHPARRAASGQGATKPLGVSPQMCEKFTVCENSMEMLVQNNLNLPKVTEEDGCLLAGFDEDKCLRKIASGLYTFQTYLEYVQETFTSDKQNVESLCYSTEHLARTIKQMVINPDEVIIPDSATQASLRAKLKSGKTWIEKITIQLILRDFTSFMEKTVRAVRYLKNTRSFSV; encoded by the exons ATGAAGTTTCCCCAGGGCTGCGACTGTGCCCGTGACggcgccggccgccgccgccgccggccgcccgccctccgcgccgccctgctgctcctcctgctgctgccgcgGGCCGCCGCcaccccgctgcccgccgccgaCTCCTCGGGGGAGGCCGAGCTGGAGGAGGCGGCGGTGAGGCGGGCGGCGCTGCCCGACTGCGTGCAGCTGGCCCGGCTGCTGCACACCCGGGCggcccagctgcaggaggaggtgggtACGGGACAGCCCCGGGGCTCGCCCACTCACACACACCCGGCCCGGAGG GCTGCCTCCGGCCAAGGTGCGACGAAACCTCTTGGTGTCTCTCCCCAGATGTGCGAGAAGTTCACCGTCTGCGAGAACAGCATGGAAATGCTCGTCCAGAACAACCTCAACCTCCCCAAGGTGACAGAGGAAGATGGGTGCCTGCTCGCCGGCTTCGATGAG GATAAATGCTTGAGGAAAATCGCCAGCGGGCTTTATACATTTCAGACGTACCTTGAATACGTACAAGAAACTTTTACTAGTGACAAGCAAAACGTTGAATCGCTGTGCTATAGTACAGAGCACCTGGCACGTACCATAAAACAGATG GTGATCAATCCCGATGAAGTGATCATCCCAGACTCAGCTACCCAGGCATCCCTCCGCGCAAAGCTGAAGTCTGGTAAGACCTGGATAGAGAAAATCACCATCCAACTCATCCTCCGAGACTTTACTTCATTTATGGAGAAAACCGTGAGGGCCGTTCGCTATTTGAAAAACACCAGGAGTTTCAGTGTCTGA